The proteins below come from a single Phalacrocorax aristotelis chromosome 24, bGulAri2.1, whole genome shotgun sequence genomic window:
- the ANK1 gene encoding ankyrin-1 isoform X4: MDVSSLFHVAAWADSANGPTVLLADAATSFLRAARSGNLDKALDHLRNGVDINTCNQNGLNALHLASKEGHVKMVVELLHKEIVLETTTKKGNTALHIAALAGQQDVVRELVNYGANVNAQSQKGFTPLYMAAQENHLEVVKFLLENGANQNVATEDGFTPLAVALQQGHENVVAHLINYGTKGKVRLPALHIAARNDDTRTAAVLLQNDPNADVLSKTGFTPLHIAAHYENLSVAQLLLNRGASVNFTPQNGITPLHIASRRGNIIMVRLLLDRGAQIETRTKDELTPLHCAARNGHVRIAEILLDHGAPIQAKTKNGLSPIHMAAQGDHLDCVRLLLQYSAEIDDITLDHLTPLHVAAHCGHHRVAKLLVEKGAKPNSRALNGFTPLHIACKKNHIRVMELLLKTGASIDAVTESGLTPLHVAAFMGHLPIVKTLLQRGASPNVSNVKVETPLHMAARAGHMDVAKYLLQNKAKANAKAKDDQTPLHCAARIGHTDMVQLLLENNANPNLATTAGHTPLHITAREGHVDTALALLEKGASQTCMTKKGFTPLHVAAKYGKVDVAELLLARDAHPNAAGKNGLTPLHVAVHHNNLEIVKLLLPNGSSPHSSAWNGYTPLHIAAKQNQMEVASSLLQYGASANAASAQGVTPLHLASQEGHADMVALLFSKEANGNLGNKSGLTPLHLVAQEGHVPVADVLVKHGVTVDATTRMGYTPLHVASHYGNIKLVKFLLQHQADVNAKTKLGYTPLHQAAQQGHTDVVTLLLKHGASPNEISTNGTTPLAIAKRLGYISVTDVLKIVTEETDIPSVSDKHRMSFPETVDEILDVSEDEGTAHVTVMEEELMAPKSRTPDPRDQEGKREMLEFEIVTTLEQTVESPAILQVPCVPPETVVTRAEETEQVGPVETEAEQVSLLHAPSVSPQEPSKEFDEDSLIPSSPATETSDNISPVASPVHTGFLVSFMVDARGGSMRGSRHHGLRVVIPPRACAAPTRITCRLVKPQKLPAPPPLAEEEGLASRIIALGPAGAQFLSPVIVEIPHFASYGRGDRELVVLRSENGSVWKEHRNRYEESYMDQLLNGMDEEMESQEELDKKRVCRIITTDFPLYFVVMSRICQDCDMIGPEGGCLKSTLVPMVQATFPDTAVTKRVRLALQAQPVPDELVTKLLGNQATFSPIVTVEPRRRKFHRPIGLRIPLPPSWKDNPRDSGEGDTTSLRLLCSVIGGTAQAQWEDITGTTKLVYENECANFTTNVSARFWLADCPRTAEAVHFATMLYKELAAVPYMAKFVVFAKMNDAREGRLRCYCMTDDKVDKTLEQHENFTEVARSRDIEVVEGMPLHVELSGNLVPVKKATQPRTFLFQSFRENRLAIPIKVRDSSREASGSLSFLRKAMKYEDLQHVLCHLNISIPPCTKGSGTEERRRTLTPLSLRERYSILSETSFGSHAAEAVTPSPPGSLSSTDKTDQKMVDIAEQLGLSWAELARELQFGVDDINRIRVENPNSLLEQSVALLNLWVSREGKSVKIENLYTALRNIDRSEIVNTLEGSGRQSRSLKGSWRYMDRDYSLSPSQMNGYASLQDELLSPASLHYTLPSPLRADQYWNEVAIMDAIPMAATEQDALMEMSDIQVWSSGLTPSLVTAEDSSLECSKAEDSDATSEGRFPGQLLADVHGPDHMGSMDLVEDDTVDSDAMNGLIDLLEQEEGQRPEGKMSAGDRQPGTREQDPESEVSFVSVQQKVQARITASPTISHVTEKSTDRLRDWNAEGSFISCLQDLTAGSWQEGVTRRLLPTHTVASRAQGQEQEQVLVPAVELMQVSSTEDSDWQPQHPTGSWWEEADSRFFGQGDEVLHLPGEQVTEEQFTDDQGNIITKKVIRKVVRQLSPGDTDDRQAQEQLILEGSLQDPQDLEAEDAHLMKYSILHRDSLGAKDLTSTPNH, from the exons AATGGGCTGAACGCCTTGCACCTGGCCTCCAAGGAGGGCCACGTGAAAATGGTGGTGGAGCTGCTGCACAAGGAGATCGTTTTGGAGACAACGACCAAG AAGGGAAACACAGCCCTGCACATCGCTGCCCTGGCTGGACAACAGGATGTGGTCCGGGAACTGGTGAACTACGGGGCCAACGTCAATGCGCAGTCACAG AAAGGCTTCACACCCCTCTACATGGCAGCACAGGAAAACCACCTGGAAGTTGTCAAGTTCTTGCTGGAAAATGGAGCCAACCAGAATGTAGCCACTGAG GATGGCTTCACGCCACTagctgtggctctgcagcaaGGGCATGAGAACGTGGTCGCTCACCTTATCAACTATGGGACGAAGGGTAAGGTccgcctgcctgccctgcacaTTGCAGCCCGCAACGATGATACTCGCACAGCTGCCGTGCTGCTGCAGAATGACCCCAATGCTGACGTCCTCTCCAAG ACTGGATTTACCCCCTTGCACATTGCAGCCCACTATGAGAATCTCAGTGTGGCCCAATTACTGCTGAACCGTGGAGCCAGTGTCAACTTCACACCCCAG AATGGGATCACTCCCCTGCACATAGCCTCCCGCCGGGGCAACATCATCATGGTACGGCTGCTGCTGGACCGCGGAGCCCAGATAGAGACACGGACCAAG gATGAGCTGACCCCTCTCCACTGTGCAGCTCGCAATGGACATGTGCGAATCGCAGAGATTCTGCTGGACCATGGGGCTCCCATTCAAGCCAAGACCAAG AATGGCTTGTCGCCGATCCACATGGCAGCGCAGGGTGACCACCTGGACTGCGTGCGCCTGCTCCTGCAGTACAGCGCCGAGATCGACGACATCACCCTGGACCACCTAACACCTCTGCACGTGGCTGCGCACTGCGGGCACCACCGGGTGGCCAAGCTGCTGGTGGAGAAGGGAGCCAAGCCCAACTCCCGAGCCCTG AATGGCTTCACACCCCTCCATATCGCCTGCAAGAAGAACCACATCCGGGTGATGGAACTGCTGCTGAAGACTGGTGCCTCCATTGATGCTGTCACGGAG TCTGGCCTGACCCCCCTGCATGTGGCTGCCTTCATGGGGCACCTGCCTATCGTCAAGACCCTGCTGCAGCGTGGAGCCTCTCCTAATGTGTCCAATGTG AAAGTGGAGACACCCCTACACATGGCAGCCAGAGCTGGGCATATGGATGTCGCAAAGTACCTGCTGCAGAACAAAGCCAAAGCCAACGCCAAGGCCAAG GATGATCAGACTCCTCTGCACTGTGCTGCACGCATCGGCCACACCGACATggtccagctcctgctggagaaCAATGCCAACCCCAACCTGGCCACAACAGCGGGGCACACACCCCTGCACATCACTGCCAGAGAGGGGCATGTGGACacggccctggccctgctggagAAGGGGGCCTCGCAGACCTGCATGACCAAG AAAGGATTTACCCCTCTCCACGTTGCAGCCAAGTACGGGAAAGTGGATGTGgcggagctgctgctggcacgtGACGCTCACCCCAATGCAGCAGGGAAG aaTGGCTTGACTCCGCTGCACGTGGCTGTGCACCACAACAACCTGGAGATCGtcaagctgctgcttcccaacGGGAGCTCACCACACAGCTCAGCCTGG AACGGGTACACCCCCCTGCACATTGCGGCCAAGCAGAACCAGATGGAGGTGGCCAGCAGCTTGCTGCAGTATGGAGCTTCTGCAAATGCGGCATCTGCGCAAGGAGTCACTCCCCTACACCTGGCTTCCCAGGAGGGGCACGCAGACATGGTGGCACTGCTTTTCTCCAAAGAAGCCAATGGCAACCTAGGCAACAAG AGTGGCCTGACTCCTCTCCATCTCGTGGCGCAAGAGGGGCATGTGCCGGTTGCTGATGTTCTGGTGAAACACGGAGTCACAGTGGATGCAACAACCAGG ATGGGCTATACCCCGCTGCATGTGGCCAGCCACTATGGGAACATCAAGCTGGTGAAGTTTTTGCTGCAGCACCAGGCTGATGTCAATGCCAAAACTAAG ctgggctaCACCCCTCTGCACCAGGCGGCACAGCAGGGCCACACGGACGTTGTGACACTGCTGCTGAAGCACGGTGCCTCTCCCAATGAGATCAGCACA AATGGCACGACTCCCCTGGCCATCGCAAAGCGGCTCGGCTATATTTCCGTCACAGACGTGCTCAAGATCGTCACAGAGGAAACCGACATCCCG TCAGTCAGCGACAAGCACCGCATGAGCTTCCCGGAGACTGTAGATGAGATTCTGGATGTGTCAGAGGATGAAG GCACCGCTCATGTCACAGTAATGG AGGAGGAGCTGATGGCACCAAAGTCCAGGACACCTGATCCCAGGGACCAGGAGGGCAAGAGGGAGATGCTGGAGTTTGAGATCGTGACGACACTGGAGCAAAC GGTGGAGTCTCCAGCTATCCTGCAGGTCCCCTGCGTCCCACCTGAGACTGTGGTGACCAGAGCGGAGGAGACTGAGCAGGTAGGGCCTGTGGAGACAGAAGCTGAGCAAGTCAGCCTGCTGCATGCACCCTCGGTGTCCCCACAGGAG CCCTCCAAGGAGTTCGACGAGGACTCCCTGatccccagcagccctgccacTGAGACCTCGGATAACATCAGCCCAGTGGCCAGCCCTGTGCACACAGG GTTCCTGGTGAGCTTCATGGTGGATGCCCGCGGCGGGTCCATGCGGGGCAGCCGGCACCACGGACTACGTGTGGTCATCCCGCCCCGTGCCTGCGCTGCGCCGACCCGCATCACCTGCCGCCTGGTGAAGCCCCaaaagctgcctgcacccccaCCACTGGCCGAGGAGGAGGGTCTGGCCAGCCGGATCATCGCCCTGGGGCCCGCTGGTGCCCAGTTCCTCAG CCCCGTCATTGTGGAGATCCCACACTTTGCCTCGTATGGGCGTGGAGACCGTGAGCTGGTGGTGTTGCGCAGCGAGAATGGCTCTGTCTGGAAGGAGCATCGCAACCGCTATGAGGAGAGCTACATGGACCAGCTGCTCAACGGCATGGATGAGG AGATGGAgagccaggaggagctggacaAGAAGAGGGTCTGCCGCATCATCACCACTGACTTCCCGCTCTACTTCGTGGTCATGTCCCGGATTTGCCAGGACTGCGATATGATCGGCCCCGAGGGAGGGTGTTTGAAAAGCACACTGGTGCCCATGGTACAGGCCACCTTCCCAGACACTGCTGTCACCAAGAGAGTGAGGCTGGCC CTGCAGGCGCAGCCCGTGCCTGACGAGCTGGTGACTAAGCTGCTGGGGAACCAGGCAACCTTCAGCCCTATCGTCACAGTGGAGCCACGCCGGAGGAAGTTCCACCGCCCCATTGGCCTCCGCATCCCACTGCCACCATCCTGGAAGGACAATCCCCGAGACAGCGGCGAGGGTGACACCACCAGCCTGCGCCTGCTCTGCAGTGTGATCG GAGGGACGGCCCAAGCCCAGTGGGAAGACATAACAGGCACCACGAAGCTGGTCTATGAAAATGAGTGTGCTAACTTTACGACCAATGTGTCTGCCAG GTTCTGGCTGGCCGACTGCCCGCGCACAGCCGAGGCCGTGCACTTTGCCACAATGCTGTACAAGGAGCTGGCGGCCGTGCCCTACATGGCCAAATTCGTGGTGTTTGCCAAGATGAATGATGCACGGGAAGGCCGGCTGCGCTGCTACTGCATGACTGATGACAAGGTTGACAAGACGTTGGAGCAGCATGAAAACTTCACTGAGGTGGCCCGTAGCAGGGACATTGAG gTGGTAGAAGGGATGCCTTTGCATGTTGAGCTCTCAGGAAACCTGGTGCCTGTCAAGAAGGCCACTCAGCCCCGCACCTTCCTCTTCCAGTCCTTCCGGGAAAATCGCCTTGCCATCCCCATCAAG GTTCGGGACAGCAGCCGGGAAGCCAGCGGCTCCCTGTCTTTCCTGCGTAAGGCCATGAAATATGAGGACCTCCAGCATGTGCTCTGCCACCTGAACATCAGCATACCACCCTGCACCAAG GGAAGCGGCACCGAGGAGCGGAGGAGGACACTGACGCCGTTATCTCTGAGGGAGCGATACAGCATCCTAAGCGAGACCAGTTTCG GGTCCCATGCAGCTGAAGCTGTGaccccttctcctccaggctctCTGAGCAGCACGGACAAGACAGACCAGAAGATGGTCGACATAGCAGAACAGCTGGGCCTCAGCTGGGCTG AGCTGGCCCGTGAGCTGCAGTTTGGGGTGGATGACATCAACAGGATACGTGTGGAGAACCCCAActccctgctggagcagagcgTAGCCTTACTTAACCTCTGGGTCAGCCGCGAGGGCAAGAGCGTCAAGA TCGAGAATCTGTACACAGCACTGAGGAACATTGACCGCAGTGAGATTGTCAACACGCTGGAGGGCTCCGGCCGACAGAGCCGCAGCCTGAAGGGCAGCTGGCGCTACATGGACAGAGACTACTCCCTCTCGCCATCCCAGATGAATG GTTACGCTTCGCTGCAGGACGAGCTGCTGTCCCCCGCCTCCCTGCATTACACGCTGCCATCCCCGCTGCGTGCCGACCAGTACTGGAATGAGGTGGCCATCATGGATGCTATCCCCATGGCTGCCACAGAGCAGGATGCCCTGATGGAGATGTCCGACATACAGGTGTGGTCCTCGGGGCTCACCCCCTCGCTGGTGACTGCTGAGGACTCCTCTCTGGAGTGCAGCAAGGCCGAGGACTCGGATGCCACAAGCGAAGGCCGGTTCCCAGGGCAGCTTCTGGCAGACGTGCATGGCCCAGACCACATGGGCTCTATGGACCTGGTTGAGGATGATACAGTGGACTCAGATGCCATGAATGGCTTGATTGACCTTCtagagcaggaggaggggcagaggcCAGAGGGGAAGATGTCAGCCGGTGATCGCCAGCCCGGGACTAGGGAGCAGGACCCAGAGAGTGAAGTCTCTTTTGTTTCAGTGCAGCAGAAGGTGCAAGCCAGGATCACAGCATCACCTACCATTAGCCACGTCACGGAGAAGAGCACAGACAG GCTAAGGGACTGGAATGCAGAAGGCTCCTTTATCTCCTGCCTACAGGACCTGACAGCGGGCTCCTGGCAGGAGGGGGTCACCCGAAGGCTGCTCCCAACGCACACCGTGGCCTCCAGGGCACAGGGCCAGGAGCAAGAGCAGGTCCTGGTGCCGGCCGTGGAGCTGATGCAGGTCAGCTCCACAGAGGACAGCGactggcagccccagcaccccacgGGCAGCTGGTGGGAGGAGGCAGACAGCCGCTTCTTTGGGCAG GGGGACGAAGTCCTTCATCTCCCTGGAGAGCAGGTGACTGAGGAGCAGTTCACAGATGATCAAGGGAATATCATCACCAAGAAG GTCATCCGGAAGGTGGTGCGTCAGCTGAGCCCTGGTGACACGGATGACAGGCAGGCACAAGAACAGCTGATTCTGGAGGGCTCCCTGCAGGACCCCCAGGACCTGGAGGCTGAGGATGCTCACTTAATGAAATACTCCATCCTGCACCGGGACAGTCTGGGGGCCAAG